GACTGCACATTCCCTTTATCTACAGAACCTAGAAGGATTTTTGTCTTTTTGGTATCCTTTATATGTTCTAAGGGTATCTTTAGATTATCCCAGCTTTCAAATTGGGGTATAGCATTCACTATACGTGTTTGTTCAGTTTTTAAATTGTTAAGCTGACTATCCAAATCATGACATTTTTTGCATACATCAAATATATACTGTTTATCTGGTAAATCTTCAGTTAATTTTTCTAATGATACCTCATTGGGGACTGAAAATAGCCCCCCTTTATTGGAACCATATCTGTTTAAGAAATCTATGGCAAACTGTAGCTCAGTTAATTGTGCTTCCACCCCTTCTAACTCCTCTATTATCTGGGGGGAAACTCTAACTTCATTTTCATCCTGGTCTCCATCCAAATCGGTAATCTCTAAATTACCCATCCGTTGGATGACTTTCAATATCTGATCCCGTTCTGAATTAAGACCCAATAATGAAACCCTTTTCATCTTAACTATTGCCATTGGAATTCACAATCCTTCCCATAATGAAGTCAACAGCCTGCCCGATATGCTCCTGTGCAGCCTTCTCTATCTCCTGACACTTCTTGTCAGTCTGGGAAGATAGCTTTGATATCTCTGCCTCTGCCCCTTTTTCAGCCGCATCAATTAACCTATTTTTTTCGTCTTCCGCTTCTTTTTGAGAGCGTTTTAAAACCTCTGCTCCCTCATCCTCTGCCTGCCTAATAATATCTTTTGCCTTTTGTAAAGCGTCAAGTCGAATTTTCTCTGCATCGGCTTCTGCCTGATGTATCATATTTAAAACATCCATAGACAAAGCACTCACCACCTTTTTATTACTTGGTGCCAAAAAGTCTATCACCTGCATCTCCTAAACCAGGAACTATATACCCATCTTCATTTAATTTTTCATCTAGAGCGGCAACAAATATATCCACATCCGGATGGTCTTCTTGAAGTCGTGAAACTCCTTCCGGTGCAGCTATAAGACACACAAATTTTATGCTCTTTGCTCCCCGCTGTTTTAAGAATGTAATAGCTGCGCTAGCAGAACCACCGGTAGCTAGCATTGGATCTATAATTATAAAATCCCTTTCTTCAACATCAGAAGGTAGCTTGCAATAGTATTCCACTGGCTCTAGGGTTTCAGGATCCCTATATAGTCCTATATGCCCCACCTTCGCTGCTGGTATAAGCTTTAACATACCATCTACCATACCCAAACCTGCTCGAAGTATAGGTACAAGCCCTACTTTTTTGCCTGATATTACCTTGGTCTTTGCCTTACCCATTGGAGTATCAATTTCTACCTCTTTTAACTGGATATCACGGGTAACTTCATATCCCATTAATAGAGCTACCTCTTCCACCAGTTCCCTAAACTCTTTAGAACCAGTATTTTTATCCCGTATAAGTGTTAATTTGTGCTGTATTAGCGGATGATCCATTACATGAACTTTTGACATTTTAAACAATCACCTCAACATATTGGTATTAATATTCGTACATACATTTCTATATATTATACAATAATTTTGCAGCAGCTGTCTAGCAAAGTTCGCCATCAATTTGACAAATTTAACTTTTTAATTACCTTTTTCAATGCTTCTCCAATATCCCATGCACATCTTCTATATGTTTCCACGTCTTGACCAAATGGATCTAATATATCAGGATCTTCATATCCGGCAAACTCTTTAAGGGTATACACTTTTTCCATTGCAGATGGCTCCATAATCTTTATAAGCATCTTTTGATCATTTGTCATGGTAAGGATCAAGTTGGCATTTTGAACAAGCTCAGGAGTCAATCTACATGCCCTGTGCCCTGTAAGGTCAAGGTCCAACTCATTCATCACCTCTATCGCCTGTAAAGTGGCCCTATCTCCTTCTGTAGCATATATACCTGCAGAACCTGCCATTATATCATTTATTTGAGCTTCTTTTAGATATTGTTTAAACATTACCTCTGCCATACTGCTCCTGCATGTGTTCCCTGTACATACAAAAAGTATTTTACGCAAAAGGCTACCTCCTAAAAATAATATCTATATATTTATTACATGAAAACCTGCAGCCCTGAGCATTCGATTCATTATGGCCAACCCTTCGTCTTTTGTCCCTACACCTTCGGCCAGTATAATATCTACACCTAAATCATCAAATTGCCGCAAATCTGCAAAAAGCTTGGATGCTATGGTAGATAACCGGCTACGTGTTCCCATAATAAGCACTGAAGCCTTAATATCTTCATATAGGGTATAAGTCTCCTCCGTAGCTAGGATCCCCACCTTTTTCCCCTGTGATATATATTGCATAGCTAATGCTTTAATATGTTTTGCTATGGCATCCGGATTTCCCTGCACTATTGTAACAGGAGCCTTTGGTGCATAATGGGTGTATTTCATGCCCGGAGATTTTACCCGTTCGCCTTTGAGGGGAGGTGTAAGCACCCTTTTATCAACCTGTACCTCTCCTAGTACCGTTTCCAACATTTCCTGCGTTATTCCACCTGGCCGTAGTATTGTAGGTATATTGGACGTCAAATCTAATACGGTAGATTCCAATCCTACGCTACATTCACCGCCGTCTATTATAAATGGTATACGTCCCTGCATATCCTCCATAACATGCTGAGCAGTAGTAGGACTAGGACGTCCTGAACGGTTTGCGCTAGGTGCTGCAATAGGCACACCGCATTCCTTGATAAAGGCCCTTGCTACTTCATTTCTAGGCATCCTTATGCCCACTGTATCCAGCCCTGCAGTTACTTCATCGGGTATTATACTAGATTTTTCCAATATAATAGTAATGGGCCCCGGCCAAAAAGCCTCCATTAATTTTAAGGCCTTTGGTGGAACCCCATTCACCAATTGATATATTTCGTTTATCGAAGCAATATGGACAATAAGAGGGTTGTCAGAAGGTCTTCCCTTTGCATAGAAGATCTTTCGTACCGTCTCTCCATCAAGGGCATTTGCACCAAGTCCATATACCGTTTCCGTCGGAAATGCTACTACCTCACCTTGTCTTATATATTGGGCCGCTTTTTTTATAACGGCATAATCATTATCTAGTTCATTAATCTTCTGTATTAAAGTTTGCAAATTCATTACTCCTTTTACATCATAGATGAAATTACAATTCCTAGTATGACTCCAAATAACAGTCCTAGGCTCGATATCCGTCCTTTATATAATTCTACAGATTCCGGTATAAGCTCTGCACATGTTATATACAACATGGCACCTCCCGCAAAAGCAAGACATATACTTATAAACATGGGAGAGATACCACCTAGTAAATATCCTATAAAAGCACCTAAGCCAGTAGGTACCCCTGATAAGAGTGTAAGCATAAAAACCTTTAATTTATCCATCCCTCCCGCCCTTAACGGGGTAGCCATAGCTACTCCCTCTGGTATATCATGAAGGGCAATCACAAGACTGAGACCTAAACCATAGGATTCATAGGCAGTAAATCCAGAACCTATAGCGAGACCTTCAGGTAAGTTATGTAGCGCAATACCTACGGTTAATAGGATACCCGTTTTCAAAAGTTCATTTTTCCCTTTTGATTCCATATCACGATATATTAAATGTTCACAAAAAATTATAACAGCTACACCTAATATAATACCCATAATACCGCAAGCGAAACTACCAATTTCAAAAGATTTAGGCAATAGATCAAAACACACCACCGCAATCATAAGTCCACTTGAAAAACTGAGAAGGGTACTTAAAAGGCGTTTGCTGGGGGTATCAAGAAAAAACGCTATCATTCCGCCCAAACCTGTCCCTATGATACCTGCAGATGCACCTATAATGCTACTTACAAGCAATGGATTCAACCCCTACCATCTCCCCATTCTAAAATCTTATATATTGTATTCAGGAAGACATAGGAGTATGCCTTGTTATACGGGGCTTGCCATAAGCTTGAGCTTTTCAGCCTGATCTGCAGAAATAAGACTATTTATCATCTCTTCGAGGTCTCCATCTAGAAAAGATTCAAGCTGATAGATAGTAAAGCCAATTCTATGATCAGTCACTCTGCCTTGGGGAAAATTATAAGTTCTTATTCTTTCGCTACGATCTCCAGTACCTATTTGACTTTTCCTAGCTTCAGCATACTGACTGTTTTGTTCCTGCTCTGCCATATCAAGGAGCCTGGCTTTAAGTACCCTTAATGCCTTTTCCTTGTTTTTAAGCTGGGACTTTTCATCCTGACATGTAACTACCATTCCGGTAGGTATATGGGTAATTCTAACAGCAGAATCGGTGGTATTTACACTTTGTCCACCATGCCCTGAAGATCT
The Xylanivirga thermophila genome window above contains:
- a CDS encoding ZIP family metal transporter, whose product is MNPLLVSSIIGASAGIIGTGLGGMIAFFLDTPSKRLLSTLLSFSSGLMIAVVCFDLLPKSFEIGSFACGIMGIILGVAVIIFCEHLIYRDMESKGKNELLKTGILLTVGIALHNLPEGLAIGSGFTAYESYGLGLSLVIALHDIPEGVAMATPLRAGGMDKLKVFMLTLLSGVPTGLGAFIGYLLGGISPMFISICLAFAGGAMLYITCAELIPESVELYKGRISSLGLLFGVILGIVISSMM
- a CDS encoding low molecular weight protein arginine phosphatase — its product is MRKILFVCTGNTCRSSMAEVMFKQYLKEAQINDIMAGSAGIYATEGDRATLQAIEVMNELDLDLTGHRACRLTPELVQNANLILTMTNDQKMLIKIMEPSAMEKVYTLKEFAGYEDPDILDPFGQDVETYRRCAWDIGEALKKVIKKLNLSN
- the upp gene encoding uracil phosphoribosyltransferase; the encoded protein is MSKVHVMDHPLIQHKLTLIRDKNTGSKEFRELVEEVALLMGYEVTRDIQLKEVEIDTPMGKAKTKVISGKKVGLVPILRAGLGMVDGMLKLIPAAKVGHIGLYRDPETLEPVEYYCKLPSDVEERDFIIIDPMLATGGSASAAITFLKQRGAKSIKFVCLIAAPEGVSRLQEDHPDVDIFVAALDEKLNEDGYIVPGLGDAGDRLFGTK
- a CDS encoding L-threonylcarbamoyladenylate synthase yields the protein MNLQTLIQKINELDNDYAVIKKAAQYIRQGEVVAFPTETVYGLGANALDGETVRKIFYAKGRPSDNPLIVHIASINEIYQLVNGVPPKALKLMEAFWPGPITIILEKSSIIPDEVTAGLDTVGIRMPRNEVARAFIKECGVPIAAPSANRSGRPSPTTAQHVMEDMQGRIPFIIDGGECSVGLESTVLDLTSNIPTILRPGGITQEMLETVLGEVQVDKRVLTPPLKGERVKSPGMKYTHYAPKAPVTIVQGNPDAIAKHIKALAMQYISQGKKVGILATEETYTLYEDIKASVLIMGTRSRLSTIASKLFADLRQFDDLGVDIILAEGVGTKDEGLAIMNRMLRAAGFHVINI